A part of Rhinatrema bivittatum chromosome 16, aRhiBiv1.1, whole genome shotgun sequence genomic DNA contains:
- the LOC115078324 gene encoding olfactory receptor 5V1-like: protein MENKNQSVLRNFFLLGFGNKLETQITFFVIFLMIYFLTFFGNLTILTAVRSDSRLHTPMYFFLCNLSFLDICYISVTMPKMLANMLSNSTSISFAGCIAQIFFFIGLVSTEFFLLSVMAYDRYVAICNPLLYHNIMSKRVCIQLATAPWMGGFLNSLVHTLLLSQLSYCKSNKVNQYFCDIPPLLALACGDKHINEIVLLSMGAILGMGSFLLTIISYVHIISTILKIRSAEGKRKAFSTCTSHLIVVSLFCGTGIFTYVRPSSSYSLDKDRLVSVLYGVVTPMLNPIIYSLRNKDVKGALLKVLGRKTS, encoded by the coding sequence atggaaaataaaaatcagtCTGTGCTGAGAAATTTTTTTCTCCTGGGATTTGGAAACAAGCTAGAGACTCAGATTACCTTCTTTGTGATTTTTTTGATGATCTACTTCCTGACTTTCTTTGGAAACTTAACTATACTAACAGCGGTAAGAAGTGACTCCCGCCTACACACtcccatgtatttcttcctttGCAACCTTTCCTTCTTAGACATCTGCTACATCTCAGTGACAATGCCAAAAATGTTGGCGAACATGTTGTCAAACTCCACATCCATTTCTTTTGCAGGGTGCATTGCgcagatattttttttcattggctTGGTGAGCACTGAATTTTTCCTCCTCTCTGTCATGGCCTATGATCGCTATGTTGCCATCTGCAATCCATTGCTTTACCACAATATTATGAGCAAGAGGGTTTGCATCCAGCTGGCCACTGCTCCCTGGATGGGAGGGTTTCTCAATTCTCTCGTCCACACTCTTCTTCTCTCTCAGTTATCCTACTGCAAGTCCAATAAGGTGAACCAGTATTTTTGTGATATCCCTCCGCTACTTGCACTGGCCTGTGGGGATAAACATATCAATGAGATTGTGCTGTTATCCATGGGGGCGATTTTAGGAATGGGATCCTTTCTCTTGACCATTATCTCTTATGTTCAcatcatctccaccatcctgaaAATCCGATCGGCTGAGGGGAAACGTAAAGCTTTCTCCACATGCACCTCCCACCTCATCGTTGTTTCTTTATTTTGTGGAACGGGAATTTTCACTTATGTTCGGCCCTCATCAAGCTATTCACTGGATAAGGACCGCCTTGTGTCTGTGCTGTATGGAGTTGTGACCCCAATGTTAAACCCAATTATATACAGTCTGAGAAATAAGGATGTCAAAGGTGCACTCCTCAAAGTTCTAGGCAGAAAAACAAGTTAA